In one window of Nicotiana tabacum cultivar K326 chromosome 12, ASM71507v2, whole genome shotgun sequence DNA:
- the LOC142167306 gene encoding uncharacterized protein LOC142167306: MEHLIRTGSDHAPLLMIWGANTTHLVKPFRLLNFWIKHETFKDVVCQNWVADFIGDPLWMFKQKVRRVTIALSNWSKLTYGDIFKQLAIREDIVKIKEMLFEEEPTIDNKIVLQKAQAELKRYLSIEEQYWKQKAGMTWFAEGDRNTRFFHNHVNGKRQKFKLNRIQNGDGVWIETQDHLLAKEAVDFLQKSV, translated from the coding sequence ATGGAACATCTCATAAGAACAGGTTCAGATCATGCACCTTTGCTGATGATTTGGGGAGCTAACACAACACATCTTGTGAAACCTTTTAGATTACTAAATTTCTGGATAAAGCATGAGACTTTCAAGGATGTAGTTTGCCAGAATTGGGTAGCAGACTTCATTGGAGATCCATTATGGATGTTCAAACAAAAGGTGAGAAGGGTGACGATAGCACTTTCTAATTGGAGTAAGCTGACATATGGAGATATATTTAAGCAGCTGGCCATTAGGGAAGATATAGTTAAAATCAAGGAAATGTTGTTTGAGGAGGAACCAACAATTGACAATAAAATTGTCCTCCAAAAGGCACAGGCAGAATTGAAAAGATACTTGAGCATTGAGGAGCAATACTGGAAACAGAAAGCAGGCATGACATGGTTTGCAGAAGGGGATAGAAATACTAGATTCTTTCACAACCATGTCAATGGCAAGAGGCAAAAATTTAAACTTAATAGGATCCAGAATGGAGATGGGGTATGGATTGAAACGCAGGACCATTTATTGGCCAAGGAAGCAGTAGATTTCCTTCAAAAATCAGTTTAG
- the LOC107760868 gene encoding putative late blight resistance protein homolog R1A-3: MAYAVVTSLMTTLEQVLQFNPSLISESKLLIDSLYGRLSSLQAFLEDAGKRINDQEALTILEKKIRDAVYKAEDTVDLCLKRIHVADIDSNQDNARRMLYDELQQIGKVMDSIQEELMKFKNENQHIKDLPEINFFPLRSSGHVVDEENAFVGMENVFNKVLNQLIGGNARELNVVSVVGMGGIGKSTLAGSIFRNTSVFYHFDVSSWVTVSQEYDVREMLLDVLSFGTPSLKAMYSNLSNDQLLEQVYRKLKGKRYLIVLDDIWSIEAWNLVIRSFPDDENGSRIMLTTRLSEVAISAGNGYTFNMPFLNLENSWKLLADKVFGIAGCPLRLESMGKQIAQQCQGLPLSLIVIAGLLPKISRTYKDWKKVLESMKSHEGSTSEQCLAILALSYNYLPCSLKACFLYMGAFPEDEEIPVDKLIKIWVAEGFLKPSSHKKLEEVAEECLEDLVSRSLIIVSRRRANGKIRSCRIHDLLRQLCLREGKSDKFFHVITKSFEMSAEGMEIEHRLCLHPDGLENLSLGLEKGNFDSVRTILCLGELHSCFNSGCYKIVDPRFELLRVLDVLNIHFPSFPYEITELVQLRYVSFTTGSEVPASICNLWNLQTMVVISVAENELTLPLETWKMSSLRHFNPGRMYMPAPPKAQNFLGLEYLETLHSLRTADSSWKEIFMAVTNVKTLGVLINPDLNEWSNFSDSLICLANLRKLRIHLALPPYVQFFRRLPAPQLNAFPTKLMHLTLEATHLLWKDISFLGKLPNLEVLKLKYFAFQGSNWNLNEGGFKKLKLLHIFMTNLVRWKATSDSLPSLECLVLRHCYKLEEIAIEIGDIPTLELIELHHCSHSAATCVEEILEEQKGLGNEILVAHAYNTGVQYFDMRGEVDEEDDIASTYGSDVTYNHMSNMHRKFLTKAREEVVNVEHTSEDINFDVEELACSRWITTCLKYEEKPKQLRLEYGSERVQGDSSTDKLPQGARVARDLIRNLSRRSEEKAKQLILDYAGSECRQGNADLEVNFSPPSSPGSEDIDITLNDRRYRNSSKKSQLYSKLKRLIGQK, translated from the exons ATGGCTTATGCTGTTGTAACTTCACTTATGACAACtcttgaacaagtgttgcaaTTCAATCCAAGTTTGATATCTGAAAGCAAGCTGCTTATCGATTCTCTTTATGGAAGACTTTCTTCATTGCAAGCTTTTCTTGAGGATGCGGGAAAACGGATCAATGATCAAGAAGCGTTGactattttggagaagaagatcAGAGATGCAGTGTATAAAGCAGAAGACACAGTTGATTTGTGCTTAAAAAGAATCCATGTGGCTGACATTGATAGCAATCAAGACAACGCTCGTCGTATGCTTTATGACGAGTTGCAGCAAATAGGAAAGGTAATGGATTCCATACAAGAAGAACTGATGAAATTCAAGAATGAGAACCAACATATCAAAGATCTCCCTGAAATAAATTTTTTCCCTCTCCGCTCATCCGGACATGTCGTGGATGAGGAAAATGCTTTTGTCGGAATGGAGAATGTCTTCAACAAGGTACTCAATCAACTCATTGGAGGGAATGCACGGGAGCTGAATGTCGTTTCAGTTGTTGGTATGGGCGGTATTGGTAAGTCAACTCTTGCCGGAAGTATTTTTAGGAATACATCAGTATTCTATCACTTTGATGTCTCATCATGGGTAACTGTCTCTCAAGAATATGATGTTAGAGAAATGCTTTTAGATGTTTTAAGCTTTGGTACACCGTCTCTGAAGGCAATGTATAGTAATTTGAGCAATGACCAACTATTAGAGCAAGTGTATAGAAAACTAAAAGGCAAGAGGTATTTGATAGTTTTGGATGATATATGGAGTATAGAGGCCTGGAACCTAGTCATAAGATCATTTCCCGATGATGAAAATGGAAGTCGAATCATGTTAACTACGAGGCTCTCAGAAGTAGCAATTTCTGCTGGTAATGGTTACACTTTTAACATGCCTTTCCTTAATCTGGAAAATAGTTGGAAACTATTGGCCGACAAGGTATTTGGTATCGCAGGCTGTCCTCTTCGATTGGAGTCAATGGGAAAGCAGATAGCACAACAGTGTCAAGGATTACCTCTCTCTCTCATTGTCATAGCCGGGCTTCTCCCCAAGATCAGTAGGACATATAAGGATTGGAAAAAAGTTCTCGAAAGCATGAAATCACATGAAGGTTCAACCTCTGAGCAGTGTTTAGCAATATTGGCTTTGAGTTATAACTACTTGCCTTGTAGCTTAAAAGCTTGTTTTCTTTATATGGGCGCTTTTCCTGAAGATGAAGAAATCCCTGTGGATAAGTTGATCAAAATTTGGGTTGCTGAAGGTTTTCTGAAGCCAAGTAGCCATAAAAAGTTGGAAGAGGTGGCAGAAGAGTGTTTAGAGGATCTAGTTAGCAGAAGTTTGATTATTGTTAGTAGACGAAGAGCCAATGGCAAAATTAGAAGTTGCAGAATTCATGATCTCCTTAGGCAATTATGCTTGAGAGAAGGAAAATCTGACAAGTTCTTTCATGTCATAACTAAAAGTTTTGAAATGTCTGCAGAAGGAATGGAGATTGAACATCGACTGTGTTTGCACCCAGATGGTTTAGAAAATCTCAGTCTTGGACTGGAGAAAGGTAATTTTGATTCAGTTCGGACCATCTTGTGCCTCGGTGAACTCCATTCTTGTTTCAACTCTGGATGCTATAAAATAGTGGATCCCCGTTTTGAATTGCTAAGGGTATTGGACGTACTGAATATTCACTTTCCAAGTTTTCCCTATGAGATAACAGAATTAGTACAGTTGAGATATGTTAGTTTTACCACTGGTAGTGAAGTTCCGGCGTCCATATGCAATCTGTGGAATCTACAAACGATGGTTGttatttcagttgcagaaaaTGAATTAACCCTGCCATTGGAAACTTGGAAGATGTCAAGTCTGAGACATTTCAATCCAGGGAGAATGTACATGCCTGCTCCTCCGAAGGCACAAAATTTTCTTGGTTTAGAATACTTAGAAACACTTCATTCATTACGAACTGCTGATTCCAGTTGGAAGGAAATTTTTATGGCCGTCACTAATGTAAAGACATTGGGAGTTTTGATCAATCCAGATCTTAATGAATGGTCTAATTTTAGTGACAGTCTAATCTGTCTAGCTAATCTCCGGAAGCTAAGAATTCATCTAGCACTTCCCCCTTATGTACAGTTTTTCCGAAGGCTTCCTGCTCCGCAATTGAACGCTTTCCCTACAAAACTAATGCATTTGACACTTGAAGCAACACATCTGCTATGGAAGGATATAAGTTTTCTCGGTAAATTACCCAATCTTGAGGTTCTCAAACTAAAATATTTTGCGTTTCAAGGGAGCAATTGGAATCTGAATGAAGGGGGTTTCAAGAAACTCAAGTTGCTACACATTTTCATGACAAACTTGGTTCGCTGGAAAGCTACCAGTGATAGTCTTCCTAGCCTTGAGTGTCTAGTTTTAAGGCATTGCTATAAATTGGAGGAGATTGCTATTGAGATTGGAGATATTCCCACATTAGAATTGATCGAGTTGCATCATTGTAGCCACTCTGCTGCCACTTGTGTAGAGGAAATTCTTGAAGAACAAAAAGGCCTGGGAAATGAAATACTGGTCGCCCATGCCTACAATACCGGAG TGCAATACTTTGACATGAGAGGTGaagttgatgaagaagatgatatcGCTTCCACCTACGGCTCAGATGTAACGTATAATCATATGAGCAATATGCAT AGAAAATTCCTTACCAAGGCGAGGGAAGAAGTAGTCAATGTGGAACATACAAGCGAAGATATTAATTTTGATGTTGAAGAGCTAGCATGTAGTCGTTGGATCACGACATGCTTAAAATATGAGGAGAAGCCCAAACAGTTGAGGTTAGAATATGGATCAGAACGTGTACAGGGGGATAGTTCTACCGATAAATTACCTCAAGGAGCAAGAGTAGCTCGTGATCTTATTAGAAATCTTAGCCGAAGATCTGAGGAGAAGGCCAAACAGTTGATCTTAGATTATGCAGGATCAGAATGTCGCCAGGGAAATGCAGATCTTGAAGTGAATTTTTCGCCTCCATCCTCTCCAGGTAGTGAAGACATTGATATTACTCTGAATGATAGAAGATATCGCAATTCCAGTAAAAAATCCCAGTTATATTCAAAGTTGAAGAGATTAATTGGGCAAAAGTAA